Genomic window (Tetrapisispora phaffii CBS 4417 chromosome 15, complete genome):
CTAGAAGCCGAATTCCAACCTACTGGCAATTCTATGGCAGATTTTGAAGCATGGAGGGCCAAGATGAAGGAGTTGGATAACAAAAAGAAAGGTATATTAAATAGTTCAGAGATATCAAAACGAGATAACGCCTCTTCGGATTCTCCAAAATCGATTGGTTCGAGCTCCATTTCTAATTTCCTTAAAATGTCTGCAACTTCTAAAAATTCAGAATCTACTTCACTAGATGATTCTGAGAATGCTGTTTCAGTTTCcgaaaataatttaaatgttgcaaataaaaatgagaCTACAGCTAGTGTTTCTTCAAGATTTTCCGGTTTCTTCACTTCTACTCCATCAAATTCTATAAGTACTGAACAGAAAACCACAGTAGAAGCAATTTCTGCTAATTCtacaacaaaaaatattgatagaGATTCAAAATTGATGTCCTTCTTCAAGAATAATGGAATTCAAGGAGCTTCTGATAATGGTAATGTTGCCAGAGGCCGAGGGAAAGAAAATGTTCAAGCTCCTATGAGGGCCGCGCAAGACTTGAATCAGccacaacaacaacaacaacaacaacaacaacaacaacaacaacaacaacagcagcagcagcagcagcagcatCATAGATTACCGGGCCAAGCTCCAACCTCAGTTCAAATGCCACCCATGAATAACCAAATGAATCATATGCAGAGATTACCAATACATTCTCAAAATCCAACTGATAACTCTAACTTCTTCCAAGGCTTGTTGAATAAGGGTAAATCAGGagaacaaataaatatccCACCTGGAATGAGAATGCCAAATGGTCCAAACGTTCCTCAACAAATGCCTATAAATGGTCCTATTTCCGGATATCCAGTAGGCATGCCACCTCCACATATGATGCCACCGCCTGGTTTTTCTATGTACCAGGGACAACCACCTAATATgccaaataataataacgCTATAACTGGAGATAATAAACGAACAGGTAAAAGGCCTCAAGCTGGACTTCCACAACAGTTTATCAATGGACCAGCCCCCCCAAATTTTCCACCTAACATGCCATTTCCGCCTAACATGATGCAAGGTAATGTAAACCACTTTTATCCTCCGATGCCTCAGCAGCAGAAACCTCGTATGAACAACATGAACAGTTTTATGACTCAAACTGGACCAACTGGcaatttacaaaaatgaGATCATAATTTACGTACATAATACATTGAACGACAATGTTAACATGATCCACTTTTTGTGCATTGGCATATACTGATAACATAGAATTTTGagtgtatattttttgcatAGTTTCCTTTTTTTAGCAAGATTTCATGGCGTCcacataaatatattaataaattttatgtaatcattttataaatattaatatgaaatgttttaaaattataaaatttgtaaacaaaaaaaatgcaaTTATTATTCGATATAAATCTCATCTACAATGTTCAGTATTATACAACAATTttctattaaaattattttattcaatcaatgaaattttcaccAATACGTTGAGTAATTGTATATGTTCATTTGTACCATTTAACAATTTAGAATCTGCATTAAATAGTATCCATGAAACACTATTCTTAAATTGTGTGCTATAGTTATCACTAGTTATATAATGATCATGAAGCTGATCGACAACAGCAGCACCAGACCAAccatttttgataaagGTTCTTGTAAAAGCTGTAATAGCGTCTACATCTTTTGATTCGatgatttttaatatctgaTTGATTATAGATTCAGGGACAACACCAGCCAGCTCCTCAACTTTTTTGATAGTAATCATATCTGATTTGTTGAAAGTActtgattttgaaactgATTGCAACAAAGTAATTGCCCTTCTTAGATCACCTGCTGaaatttgtaatattttttccaaTGTACCTTCCTCATATTTAGTTGATTCCTGAGTGGCCACATATTTCAAACGATCCAAAGCATTCGTTTCATCTAATGCTTTGAATCTAAACTTGGAACACCTTGACGCAAGTGGATCAATTATTCTTGTGACGTAGTTACATATCAGACAGAATCTAGTAACTGTAGAATAAGTTTCCATTGTTCTACGTAAAGCAGATTGCGCATCCGCAGTCATTGAATCAGCTTCGTCTAGGATAATAATCTTGTATGGAGGGCAAGGataattttctaaatcatcTTTTGACGGTTTCGAAACAGTCAAACGAgcaaaatttttaactttCTCTCTTACAATTGAAATACCACGCTCATCGGAAGCATTTAACTCTAACACTCTAGATTTTACCAGTTGAGGACCAAATAACTCTTTTGTTAAAGCTAGAATAGTAGAAGTTTTACCAGTACCTGGAGGACCATAAAACAACATATGTGGTAGATTTGCAGAGCCAAGTGTACGTTTTAAAACAGCCACTGCATGATCTTGGGCTGCTACGTCGTCTAAATTTCTAGGTCTGTATTTCTCCACCCAAGGTTTGTTATTATCTAGATCACCTTCTGGTTGGATCTTACGTTTCTTAGTAGCATTACCAAACCCTGTAATCATCTTCTAAAGAGTTTcgattttttttttcgtTGTGTTTTGAGGTGTTTTAAAACTGTATAGAGTATGGATTAAGTACTGATTAAACAATTCCAATCTTTAACTGACTTTATGATAGCAATGTATAATTCAATGATCATGCAGGAACAACGTGAAGCTGAACCACTACTTCCATTTGTTTTACGCGTACTCATGTCAttgttatataaattaattatttaacaagattttagttttttgaaatttcgaTGCCACCAGCACCAAATGTAGCGTAATGAGAAAACTAATAGACCACCGCAAATAACGACTCAATAAACCTTTACGAATTCTAACTATTCTTATAATTTGGTGATGACTTAGTAATATCGATTGTTTAGTTTTAATTACCGTAAAGCttgaattctttaatataaatgattatatttattattgtattttttagagctttttattaaatttgttttAGGCTTGAAAGAGGTATTAGGCAAGAGAATAATACTCGTATTGCATCGTGGTTTGAAGAATGAAGGTCcatgataataatttagatgACGTTTGGGGCTCTGACAACAGTGAAGACGATAACCAACATCAGTATGACATTTCTAAGTTGAAAACCATTCATAACGATAGAGGCTATTTGGATGGTATCACTAGTTCGAAAGAGACCAATTTGCAAGATGGGTTCAATGCTGGGTTTCCAAATGGGTCGAATCTTGGATATAGAGTCGGTAAGATATTAGGAACTCTGCAGAGCTTGAGCTACATATTGAATAATCAAGAGACCTCAGGAAAGGAAAGTGGATTCAGTCAAAGTGTACGACAGGATCTTGTTGATGCTCAGCaagaattaaaaatcaataaagtcctaataaaatctttatttgataataactTAGACTTGACTGAGAATAGCCACGATATTTTAGAGAAGTGGGAATCTAAAATCAAAACCTAcacaaaatattacaatataGATTTctaaaatgtttttgaaataatatatatgtcaGAAAACCCATGTTAATGTGTTTCCAAGCAGTTGAACTACTGTTGATCggatataaaatatatatttgcaACAAGAATGAACGTTGAATGTTCTTGAAACATTCATTGAGCGATATAATACAGGCATCACATGAAGCCacataataattcaaaattcaTACACGACTTGAAGGAACTGGGCTGGTGAATACTTTGATTGCGAACCAGAATCTTTACATATATAGAAAGGAGACTTATTCACGTGAGGTCATGTTGTATGTACTATAGtgactatatatatatgagaACCTCAATCAGTTTACACAACCAAATAGATGGACGCTGCTACTTTGTGGTAATAGTGTCGAGTCAAAGCGTTAATTCTTTATAGTAAGTTGTTAATCATTTTATAGATAGATGGCTACTATTGTCACAATTGAAGAAACTATAGTTTTATGAGTgttaatattgttatttaGCATCATTTCTACTAAATGTGACATGGCTATTGGGGACAAAAAATTAACGACCCCACTGAGGATTGAACTCAGGATCTTGCGATTAACAGTCGCACGCCTTAACCAGCTTGGCCATGGAGTCGTAAGGGGATACGGTTCGTCTGAAACCTTCGCTATTAAGTTTAACTAATTCAGGATTTATTTTATGGCAATAACAGAATAAGATGGATTTAGTCATTTAGAATATGTAGTCTGCGGTAAGACCATAAAGGGATACATTGGTCCAGCCAGACGCGCTTCTACCAGATTACAGTAATGTACCGATACTTGGCTACATCAGAGTAACAAGGCAACTAACCTCAAGCCCATATTATAATAGGATTTGTTATGAAATATAACTCTAGAATACATGCAACATTGAATAAACACTGAGAAATTAACTACTTAAACGAGTATTCTATAGATTATTGTGCTTTGGGTTAGTAGTAAATTACTGTTTTATAGGTAACAAAGTATATCATACGCATATTAGTTTATAGACACTTTTACTGAGTCAATCAATATTCATAAAAATGTTTAGCAGGAATGTTTAGTGAAATGACTGAGTTTATTCGAGAGCAAGGACAATAGCTCCATTCCAGCCTTTGGATCCCATTTGTCCATACATTACATTCAGTGTCTAGTATAAACTTAAATGATCGTCAATCTCTTATTAAGACAACTTCATTACGACAAAAAGCATACAACTAGTCAATACTGAACGATCCCTTACTGTTGTTGCAATATTATATCGTCGTTAACAGTTCAAGGACCATTTTACAAGAACAGTTATTAaccaatatataaatatatgctTAAAAATGGGGGGTATCGGGAGAAACCAAGATAGCTTTCCCATACGGTTCAAACCATTAAGAAGCCAAAACGAAAAAACATCACGCCCAATGAACGTCAATGGCATGTGTGCATGTCCGAGTGGTTCAAAGAAGGAGCAGACACACCCATACATACAAGACGTCACCTCCTCCTCCTCATATATGACTTACACCTATTACATTAATCAGATAGCCAACAACTCATGTAACACTACATGCCTTTAAAATTAAGTTTGTTACCAAAGATTACCAACAACTTTGCTAAAACAGTTGCTCaccttttaataatttgttactaaaacaaatatacagtgtgtgtgtgtgtgtgtgtttgTATCTCTGCGAACACACTACCACGTTACATCAAAACAAGACAACAAAAGGCTATCGAACGAAACAGACACACAGAAGACGAACGAACACCGTCATTTTGAAAACCGTTATCGCAAAGTCTTCTTCGATGTCGTTGATATTGGAAAATTTTGCAACAACAAGTGTAAGAGGGTGGAAGAGTAAGAGTAATTGCAAGATGGCAAGGACAAGGAGGAGGACAGCACTCTGATGAATGTTGTGTTGTGTTGTGGTGTCTGCAGTGAACGgtttatattttaacttTCTTTGTGAAGGACAACAAAACAAGAGCGATCTCGTGCAGAAGGCAGTGGTGGGCAGTTCATGATGGCCATTGAAACTGTATATAGATGATTGTGTTCAATCACTTCCGTATTATTACTTTCTTCTAACCCACTCCATACATATTTGTTGATATTTACTCCATTCGGTTATTGGAATTCTTTTtactaaaaatttattaatgcTTCCATTTTAAAAGGTGTTCTTCCCCGTCATTAGAATTCATGATGTTCCAATGTCTTCTCCTTGGCAATTGTATGTGTTTGTATATAAGGGTatgtaatatataaaaggGGGTTTCTATTCGTATCCTTCTTCTTGATTTCCAATTCTATCTTGTAGCAAAATCATTACGTAAAACTTGCAACCAACAATAACACAATCTTTCAAATTAGTGAAAAATTACAATGACAAAAATCGCTATTATTACTTACTCAACTTATGGTCATGTTGATACTTTAGCtaaagaaattcaaaaaagtATTCAAGATGCTTCAAAAGGTTTCAACGACGATGTCGTGGACTTATTCAGATTAGAAGAAACCTTGAGTGATGATGTTTTACAAGCTATGCATGCTCCAGAAAAAGATGCCTCAGTTCCAGTTATTAAAGTagaagatttaattaattatgaTGCTTTCGTATTCGGTATTCCAACGAGATTCGGTTCTGCTCCAGCTCAATGGTTACATTTCTGGGATCAAACAAGTTCTTTATGGGCTCAAGGTCAATTATACGGTAAAATGGCATCTTTTTTCCTCAGTAGTGGTACTTATGGTGGAGGCTTAGAGAGTACTGTCAGAAACACTTTATCCTATTTGGTTCACCACGGTATCATTTATGTTCCATTAGGTTACAAAAATGCTTTTGCCGAACTATCAAATACTGAAGAAGTTCATGGTGGTACTCCATGGGGTGCAACTACTTTAGCTGATACAGATGGTTCTAGACAACCAAGTGATTTGGAATTAAGAATTGCCAATATTCAAGGTAAGACTTTCTACGAGACTGTTAAAAGATTTGCTGGTGAAAGTACTGAAGTacaaaagaaagagaagaaaacTAAGATTACTGCTCTACAAACTGTAGAAAAGCAAgctaaaaagaaagaagaaaaaaaagaagaaagcAAAAACTTTTTGACTGCCTGTTGTACTTTAATGTAATTATATAGACAAcccaaataataataataaaaatataatgtaCAATATGATAtgattaatttttattctaacgaaaatattttcaattcattttaCATTTTTACAGAATGGAGGTTAAAACACtattcaattatttacatgttatatatacttattaaaattatggaattttatttattttacttcTCTTCGACAGGTAGAGATCTGATTTTGCGTTTCAAATAACTATCTTTatcctttaattttttgacATATTCCGTATCTTTCTTACCAGGATATAAAACTCTTAAATCAATCGCACTCAAATCTTGTTCTTGCAATGGAATTTCAGGCGTACCCTTCTTATCATTGATAGTATGCTTTTTCCAAATATGATGGATTTCATCAACACAAAATGTACATAATGTATTGGCTAACTTATAATGGCCACAAGATGGACATTTCGTTAAAttgttcttcaattttaattgcTTCGAACCTGGAGCGTATAATCTTTGTCTCTTCTTTTGATGAGACACCTTCTTCTTCGGTACTGCAAGAAGAAAtccattattattcttaaaTATATCCCAAATATTAccttcattatcattatcaattgaGCCTAGttctttatcaattgaGCCTAGttctttatcaattgaatttaaacCAGCTGGCGCTAATGCAAGACCACTGGAATTGAAAGCATCATTAACATTTAAGAAACTGTTCCTCAATAAACGGGATATTGAATTAACTTCTGTATTCAATGTGCTCTTTCTTAGAATATTGGAAATTGCCTGGAAGACCATTATGAACAATAGCCTGCTTGGTTAACAGtactattttttctttcctatacaatatcatcataattagaagaaaatcaa
Coding sequences:
- the YAE1 gene encoding Yae1p (similar to Saccharomyces cerevisiae YAE1 (YJR067C); ancestral locus Anc_1.516), giving the protein MKVHDNNLDDVWGSDNSEDDNQHQYDISKLKTIHNDRGYLDGITSSKETNLQDGFNAGFPNGSNLGYRVGKILGTLQSLSYILNNQETSGKESGFSQSVRQDLVDAQQELKINKVLIKSLFDNNLDLTENSHDILEKWESKIKTYTKYYNIDF
- the RFC2 gene encoding replication factor C subunit 2 (similar to Saccharomyces cerevisiae RFC2 (YJR068W); ancestral locus Anc_1.517) — translated: MITGFGNATKKRKIQPEGDLDNNKPWVEKYRPRNLDDVAAQDHAVAVLKRTLGSANLPHMLFYGPPGTGKTSTILALTKELFGPQLVKSRVLELNASDERGISIVREKVKNFARLTVSKPSKDDLENYPCPPYKIIILDEADSMTADAQSALRRTMETYSTVTRFCLICNYVTRIIDPLASRCSKFRFKALDETNALDRLKYVATQESTKYEEGTLEKILQISAGDLRRAITLLQSVSKSSTFNKSDMITIKKVEELAGVVPESIINQILKIIESKDVDAITAFTRTFIKNGWSGAAVVDQLHDHYITSDNYSTQFKNSVSWILFNADSKLLNGTNEHIQLLNVLVKISLIE
- the EAP1 gene encoding Eap1p (similar to Saccharomyces cerevisiae EAP1 (YKL204W); ancestral locus Anc_1.518) encodes the protein MNVVQDESMLQSPNGSTQISSDELSKFFQDIKKRSENRVQGSFNNNVAEVTDVKQTANVNKDKVVVMNDVLSKLPPYTADYKVDPSMSAKEFTYSINELLFIKEIIPESYYEEIEAMLPKKKFWRLTGRFENGQHNNSSSNNVNNNNGNSNNYNNKNNSKNMRNSNSNSNSNSTNNSITSASGEGHSYARRNSKGKVRGTNQNKKMSKYDKTDRYVEENDIKVKNNALMELEAEFQPTGNSMADFEAWRAKMKELDNKKKGILNSSEISKRDNASSDSPKSIGSSSISNFLKMSATSKNSESTSLDDSENAVSVSENNLNVANKNETTASVSSRFSGFFTSTPSNSISTEQKTTVEAISANSTTKNIDRDSKLMSFFKNNGIQGASDNGNVARGRGKENVQAPMRAAQDLNQPQQQQQQQQQQQQQQQQQQQQQQHHRLPGQAPTSVQMPPMNNQMNHMQRLPIHSQNPTDNSNFFQGLLNKGKSGEQINIPPGMRMPNGPNVPQQMPINGPISGYPVGMPPPHMMPPPGFSMYQGQPPNMPNNNNAITGDNKRTGKRPQAGLPQQFINGPAPPNFPPNMPFPPNMMQGNVNHFYPPMPQQQKPRMNNMNSFMTQTGPTGNLQK
- the TPHA0O00260 gene encoding uncharacterized protein (similar to Saccharomyces cerevisiae YCP4 (YCR004C); ancestral locus Anc_1.421), coding for MTKIAIITYSTYGHVDTLAKEIQKSIQDASKGFNDDVVDLFRLEETLSDDVLQAMHAPEKDASVPVIKVEDLINYDAFVFGIPTRFGSAPAQWLHFWDQTSSLWAQGQLYGKMASFFLSSGTYGGGLESTVRNTLSYLVHHGIIYVPLGYKNAFAELSNTEEVHGGTPWGATTLADTDGSRQPSDLELRIANIQGKTFYETVKRFAGESTEVQKKEKKTKITALQTVEKQAKKKEEKKEESKNFLTACCTLM
- the MRPL32 gene encoding mitochondrial 54S ribosomal protein bL32m (similar to Saccharomyces cerevisiae MRPL32 (YCR003W); ancestral locus Anc_1.420) — its product is MVFQAISNILRKSTLNTEVNSISRLLRNSFLNVNDAFNSSGLALAPAGLNSIDKELGSIDKELGSIDNDNEGNIWDIFKNNNGFLLAVPKKKVSHQKKRQRLYAPGSKQLKLKNNLTKCPSCGHYKLANTLCTFCVDEIHHIWKKHTINDKKGTPEIPLQEQDLSAIDLRVLYPGKKDTEYVKKLKDKDSYLKRKIRSLPVEEK